A genomic region of Manihot esculenta cultivar AM560-2 chromosome 15, M.esculenta_v8, whole genome shotgun sequence contains the following coding sequences:
- the LOC122721969 gene encoding uncharacterized protein LOC122721969 — MKRAEKYIRQDDALVTSRFAKGVASKEKAPEERRPEKHEKKHGKRSEPYRQPWERRDQRPLPPRTSEQRPLPSWVPEKPTPLNASRAEVLVAVQDKEFLQWPKPLKSKADQRNPDKYCQFHRTHGHDTNNCFQLIAEIERLIKRGHLKNFVKKPEGQRPQPNSAAQTPRRTGANTIVEHSSTTITFSSEDAQDVQMPHDDALVIEAVIHNYRVKKILVDDGSKVNLLPYRVFQQMGIPEEQLVWDQAPIKGIGGAPVTVEGKVKLALTLGEAPRARTHYAVFLVAKLPLSYNAILG, encoded by the exons atgaagagggctgagaagtatataagACAGGATGACGCTCTGGTGACAAGCCGATTCGCCAAGGGAGTGGCAAGCaaggagaaagccccggaggaaagaAGGCCGGAGAAGCATGAAAAGAAACATGGCAAAAGGTCTGAGCCTTACAGACAGCcttgggagcgaagggaccaaagacctcttcCCCCTCGGACCTCAGAGCAAAGGCCACTCCCTTCATGGGTTCCGGAGAAGCCAACCCCACTtaatgcctctagagccgaagtgctcgtaGCTGTCCAGGATAAAGAATTCTTGCAATGGCCTAAGCCCCTGAAATCGAAAGCCGACCagcgaaatcctgacaaatattgtcagttcCACCGAACTCATGGTCACGACACCAACAACTGTTTCCAGTTGATTGCAGAAAttgagaggttgataaagagagGGCACCTAAAGAACTTTGTAAAGAAACCGGAAGGACAGAGACCTCAACCCAATTCGGCAGCCCAAACGCCAAGAAGAACAGGAGCTAACACT atcgttgaacactcttcAACAACCATCACTTTCTCCTCGGAGGACGCTCAGGATGTTCAGATGCCTCACGATGacgcccttgtcattgaagctgtTATTCACAACTACCGGGTAAAGAAAATCTTGGTGGATGACGGAAGCAAGGTAAACCTGTTGCCTTATcgagtcttccagcagatgggaattcctgAAGAGCAACTGGTTTGGGATCAAGCCCCAATTAAAGGGATTGGAGGAGCACCAGTGACGGTGGAAGGGAAAGTAAAACTAGCCCTTACTTTGGGAGAGGCTCCGAGGGCTCGCACccattatgcggtgttcttgGTGGCTAAACTCCCCTTAAGTTACAACGCGATTTTGGGATGA